GGAGCACCGTCGCAACCATCGCGAGCGCAAGTAGTGTGGCGCTTCGACGCCCCGACTTCGCCCGAGCGACGACAGACCGTACAGAGGCCGTCGCGCAAGCGAAGGCGAGCGACCATGCTGCCCAGGTGCCCAACGCCAGCTCGCTTGCCACGCCGCCCGCCACCGCGACCGGCACCGACGCGGACGGGAGAGCGACCCCGACGACGACCTCGCCCAGGGTCGTCCGCTCTTGGTTCTTCAGCACGAGAACGAGGCCGAGGAGCGCGAGGCCGAGCGGAAGCAGAGTCACTCGCACGATGCCAACCCCGCCGGTGACCACGGCGCCGGCACCGAGGGCCAGAGCCAACGTCGCGAACGAGACGCCGTAGCGCCGCGCTCGGTCTGCCTGTTCACGACGAGCGCGCGGTCCGCGCCGTCCGATCCAGACGAGCAGCGGCTCATGGGCCAGAAACGCGGCGAACGCCGCAGCGGCGAAGAGAACGCTCGAGAGCGTCGGCGCCCCCATCGCGAGCGAGGCGACGATCGGAAGGGCGAGCTGCCCATAGGCCCCGTGCTCCTTGGGCCAGAGTCCTCGCGACGGGGCATGAGTCATGTGCGCCCGAAGATCGCGGAGGCCACGTGGTACAGGCGCCCGGCTGCTCCGCTCGCCGGGCGTCCGAACGCCTCCATCGAGCTCATCGCGCGCCGGAGAGCACGCGCTCGAAGAGCACGTTGTTTTCGAGGTGGACGTGTTGGTGAAGGTCCGCCTCGAGCTCCGCGAGACCCGCGAGGGCCGCACGGAAGGTATTGCACACGCCGCTTGGGGCTGAAAATCCGCTTGTCAGCGCGCGCATTCGCGCAAGCTCGGAGCATGCGACCTCGTGTTCGGAGCGCATGCACGCGATCGGCGTGGCAAGCGCGACCTCGCGGCCCGCTTCGAGCTGACCGATTGCCGGAAAGAGGACGGCCTCCTCTTTTCGCATGTGCCGCATGAGGTCGGCTGAAAACGCTCGGAACAGCGCAGCCACCTCGACCATTTCAGGATGTCGCTCGCCGTGCACACGAGCGACCTTGTCGAGCATCGGGCCGAGCCGGTCGAGCTCGGCACGGGTGAAGGTGTGGTGCCGCTCGACGATGTGGCTCACGAGCTCGGTGAGCGGCGTCCGCCCAGCTGCTCCGCGCCGACCTCGGCACCTCTGCTCGAGCAGAGCGAGCACCTCATCGAGCGCGAGACCGCGATCGCGACAGACCTCGGCGATCGGTCGCTTCCCGCCACAGCAGAAGTCGATCCCGAGCTTGCCAAACACCCGACTCGCCTCTGGGCGCTCGACGACGAGTTGCCCAACGGTTTCATGCCCCGAGATTTGGCCCATGGCGCGCTCCTCCGTTGCGGAGATTCTAGGAACGGATAAATTGGATGTCTAGGTCCAATTTATCCACCTCAGGCTCGAGGCACTGATCAGCGATGCTCTCCCAGACCGTCGAATACGCGCTTCGGGCCGTCGTCTGGCTCGCCGCGCACGAGGACGGACAGACGACACATGCCATCGCCGATGGCACGAAGGTCCCAGCGAGTTATCTGTCGAAGGTCCTGCAGGGCTTGCAGCGGGCGGATCTCGTCCTGAGTCGCCGCGGCGTCGGGGGCGGCTTCGTCCTGGCCCGATCCCCGCGAACGATTCGCGTCCTCGACGTCGTGCAGGCCGTCGATCCCTTGGTGAGGATCCGGACCTGCCCGCTCGGTAACCCCGCTCACGGCACCGGTCTCTGTCCACTCCACCGACGACTCGACGACGCGATCGCATCCGTCGAGCGAGCCTTCGGCTCGACCACGATCGATGAGCTCACCGGCTCGAAGGTCAACGATCGCGCCCTCTGTCCGGCGGGCTCGTTGCCCACGACCTGAAGGCGCGCGCCGCGGCCCGGAGCGACTTCGCGGACGTCAAGGCGGTACGGTCGACCGAGCGGACCGCAGCCGCTAGCCTTCAGGCGCGCGAGGGGGCCGAATGAGGGGAGGCGATCGCCGGGATCTTCGTCGGAGGCAAGGGCAGACGGATGGCCGGCGCAGCGCACGTTGTCAGCGAATGAAATGCACGACGAGTGCTCGTGAGGCATGGTGCGGGCCAGTCGCTACGGCTCATCAACGCAGAAAGGCGCCGACCCCCGGAGGGATCGGCGCGGAGCGGAGTGACGCGACGCGCTCTTCGCGACCGCTGTCGCGAGCACGCCCCGAGTCTTCGGCCCGTAGATGCCGTCGACGACGAGCCTGTCTTCGCAAAGCGGACGCCGCCTATCGAGGAGCGGCGGCTCGCCGAGCGGATGCCAGAGACGACGCCAGCGTACCTCACGCTTCTTCGGAGTCGAGGTCGCGGCCATCCGCGAGATCTCCGCTGGCTCCTTCGGATGGTGGACGAGTACCCGCGGCCCGCAATGCTCGCCGCGCTCGCTGAGGCACTTCAGTACGGGCTCGCCGATCTCGAACGCCTCGAGCGGATGATCCTCCGACGTATCGCGAAAGACTTCTTCGTGCTTCGGCCGGAGGCCGTTGGGCAGGGGTCGCCGACCGCAGGTGCAACCCACGCATGAACCCCATGCAGTAACGCTTACGAACCGCGTCTGTGGTGCGAAGGCTCGGCCCTCAACGATCTCCACGCCTTACGCCGCGCTCTCCGTAGCGCCGGGTCACCGACCCGCCGCTCCGGAGACCAACCTCCGTAGCCGTGGGTCTCTCCTCCGGAGCCGCGGGTCACTTCGTCTCCCCGAGTCTGCCCCGGAGAGCGCCCTCGCGACGGGTAAACCGAGCACTCGCATGTACCCTGCACGGACCGCCCGCTCTTTGTGGAGAGCGGCCGGAGAGCCATCACCCACGAATTCCAGCGCGTCGTGCGCGTTCACGACCTCCGGCCCCGTGGGTCACCAAAGTTCGTAAACGCTATCGACTGGCGCGCCCGAGAGGATTCGAACCTCTGACCTACGGCTCCGGAGGCCGCCGCTCTATCCAGCTGAGCTACGGGCGCGAACCAATCTCTCGTATCCCACGCGGGTCCTGACGTAAAGGCCGGCGGTCGGCAGGCGCTCCGGTCGTGCTGGCCGATGGCCCGGCGGCGATCGCAACTCGGCCGCGCGCGACGACAAGATCCTTCTCTAGCGTCGCCCCATGTCCCCGGCCCTGGTCCACTGGGTGCTGCGGACGCTCGACGTCGACGCGGCGCGATCGTTTTACGAAGGAGTCCTCGAGGAGGAGCGCGCCCGACGTGACCAAGCTCCGAGCTCGCGCTTGCACGGAAGGAGCGAAGCCGCACTGGCTCGGGCAGCTCTCCGTCCCTGACGTAGCCGCCTCAACCGCCGCCTTCGTCGCGCGTCGCGCCCTGTTGCTCGGCAACGGCTACGCGCTGCGGGATCCCAAGCGGGGCGATCATGGCCTCACCTCCGAAGTCGTGCCCTCGCGGCGCGACGTGCTCTCAGAGCAGCTCCTCACGTCGGATCCGGTGACCGCAACGAAGGACTACGGCGAACTCTTCGGGATGACCATGCGCGGCCATCTCGACGTGCCGGGCCACGGCGTCTTCGAAACGTTCGCATGGGCGATGGCCCCGTCGTCGGCTCCGTTGGGGACATCACAACAAGCCACACATTCATCCCCAGTGGCTCTTCTTCTTCCGCGTCGCGGGCTGCGCTCAGCCACTCTATGTCACCGAGAAGGGCGGCCGGGTCATCGGACCGACGACGCTACCGGACGGTCGCCGCGTGGCCGTGTGTGACGATCCCCAGGGCGCGGCCTTCGCGCTCATCGAGATTCCAAGGTCGTAGCTCGCTCGGCAACCAGCCAAGAGCGAGCGCCGCGTCGAGTCTCACCACGTGACGACGACGCGCCCGTCGATGCCTCCGTTGGTCACCGCCGTGTACTTCGTGCCCGCTGCACCCTTGCCCGCGCTGCCGGCGTAGTGAGGGGCTGGCCGTCCCAGCAGGGGTGGTCGCGCTGCCCGCGGTCGTGGTGCCCGACACGACGGGCGACGAGCCGCACGGAGTAACCGGAGCCTCCTCCGCCGCTGCAAGTATTGCCGCCGCCTCCACCGCCGTAATAGCCACCACCGCCACCTCCGGACTGCGACGACGTGGCGTCACCACGCCGGCGGCCGGGGTTGCCGACTACAGCGCCCGAGCCGGGCGTGCCGCCGACCGTCTGCGTTCCGCCGTGACCACCGACGCAGTTTGCGGGCCATCGGTGCCTTGTTGGCCGCCCCGGCGCCAGGCACGTTTGGGGGTGTGGTACCCGGCGCCTGCGCCGGCGCCGGTGACGATACGGCGTCGCGCCGAGACCAGCTCGCTGCGACCACCACCACCACCGCCGTAGTTTACGCCGGCGCCGCCGCCGCCAAACGCCTTCGCCGTGGTGGGGCCGTTCAAGCCCGGCCGCCGCCGGCTCCAACGAGCACGTCAGGCGTCGCGCCGGGGGCGACGATGAGCGAGCCTGTGGTGTAGCCCCTCCGCCGCCGAAGACGTTGTTGCCGATCGAGGGCGCCGCCGCCGCCCCAGAGATGAACCTGAATGGTCGAGACGCCCGACGGCACGCGGAACTTGTACGGGCCGCTCGCGGCGTAAGCGACGACGCAGCCGCCGCCGGGGCACTGCACGAGAACCCACCCGTGAGATCGGTGCAGGTGCCGTTGCCGCAGGGTTCACCGGCGAGCACTCGTTGATGTCGACGCACGTGTGTCCGTCATCGGGAGTGCCGTAGCCGCTGGGGCAGGAGTACACGACCGACGCGTCGACGAAGCTGCAGGTCGCTTGGATCGCACCCCGCGAGCGCGCACGCGCCCGCGAGCCGCGTCGCTCGCGTC
The DNA window shown above is from Myxococcales bacterium and carries:
- a CDS encoding YwiC-like family protein, whose product is MTHAPSRGLWPKEHGAYGQLALPIVASLAMGAPTLSSVLFAAAAFAAFLAHEPLLVWIGRRGPRARREQADRARRYGVSFATLALALGAGAVVTGGVGIVRVTLLPLGLALLGLVLVLKNQERTTLGEVVVGVALPSASVPVAVAGGVASELALGTWAAWSLAFACATASVRSVVARAKSGRRSATLLALAMVATVLLGILCLHLAVACAAFPLLFVCWTLMVIAPHPRHLRRVGWTLVAGNDRDGRPHRSLRPMRSTSLAGDWRTTHGLARGRVHRRAGGSGH
- the ric gene encoding iron-sulfur cluster repair di-iron protein, with amino-acid sequence MGQISGHETVGQLVVERPEASRVFGKLGIDFCCGGKRPIAEVCRDRGLALDEVLALLEQRCRGRRGAAGRTPLTELVSHIVERHHTFTRAELDRLGPMLDKVARVHGERHPEMVEVAALFRAFSADLMRHMRKEEAVLFPAIGQLEAGREVALATPIACMRSEHEVACSELARMRALTSGFSAPSGVCNTFRAALAGLAELEADLHQHVHLENNVLFERVLSGAR
- a CDS encoding Rrf2 family transcriptional regulator, producing MLSQTVEYALRAVVWLAAHEDGQTTHAIADGTKVPASYLSKVLQGLQRADLVLSRRGVGGGFVLARSPRTIRVLDVVQAVDPLVRIRTCPLGNPAHGTGLCPLHRRLDDAIASVERAFGSTTIDELTGSKVNDRALCPAGSLPTT